The Musa acuminata AAA Group cultivar baxijiao chromosome BXJ3-6, Cavendish_Baxijiao_AAA, whole genome shotgun sequence region AAAAGAAGAGCAAACTAGACCAAAATTTTGGCATTAGGAACTATTATGTACCACGAGAGGCTGTGGAATGAGCTTCGCTGATAACTTCTGCATATGAGGCCTGAGAAAACAATATTAGATCAAGATACTTATGTTGGGAAGGAGAAATGATGCAAGAGCTGAGAGGACATCATGGCACCTTTATTGTTTCTGTATGTTCACTAATCCTATCAGCAATCTTCTTATAGTCCTTTTCTGCTTCCTCTGTTAATTGCAGGCAAGCTTTTGTTTGGATCTACAGAGAGAGAGCAATAAGAACAAATACATAATTAAGATATCATGCGAATCCAAATAATTCTAAGAAGCTAATACAGTCTACAAATTAGAAAGGGATAAAGAATTGCCACTAAAATGTTGTTTCTTGTCTGAATGTAATTATCTAGAGACAAGTATCAATTTAGTTACTAAAAGTTTGAAGCTCAAAACAACCTTCAAAATATGCCACTATAAAGTGAATAAATTTAGAGTATTGAAAGAAATGATTATATCTATAAAAAAATGGCTTCAGAAAAATATTATCACATGAATTTCTAGTGAGATCCTGTAAAACGGTAGCTCACCTAAACAGTAAAGGATCAATTCCAGTACAAAATTGCAATGTGTAATGTAATCCAGAGAATTTTTGTGCCTGTTACTTGTGTCTAATCTTTCTTCTAAACTTAAGCTTGAAGGACGAGACTAAATAAAGGATTCTGCAAGCACTTATATGTCTAAACTACAGAGACAGCATGTTACCTGACTTAATCAAGCTATAGCTTGGCAAAAAAGCTTAAAACATAAGAGTCTGTAGATTCAGATTTTGTTAAGGGTCCATAGACAGGTAGGGAAATTTCCTGCAATCTTAAGAATTCAGGATAAGCAGTTACTCAACTAAAATTTTATCAAGGATCCAGTGGAAGCATGAGTATGAACACTAGCTCCATCCCTTTTAATTCACCCATTGTTTAATCACCCTTACACTTAGATTTGTGTGTCGAGTCATCTTGGACATGAGACAGACATTAGAGTTTATAAGTTGGGCCCTTTCTTATAAGCTTAAGTTTTTGGATAAGTGGCAGTCCAACTAAATCTTATTGAGATATTTTTCCTTCATTAAGAATAAAGAAAGTGTACATATTAAATCTCTTTATATGAAACAATGAAGACAAGAATTTGGTTCAAGATAAAAGAATTGTCATTCCATTTAAAATATTTCCACAAATTATGATTGTGTTTGAACAAGCTTTTACCGCTATGACAAACTAAGGTCTTCAGGGAACACCTGTAGATCATGATAAGCTAACTGGAAAATCTAGATTCACAAATAGTTATTCTACTGAACATTCTGGAATGTCTATAAAAATAGCAGAGGAACCACAAGAATCACCCTTCAGATACACAATGTCTAGGCAGAAAAACATTGGTAGAGGGTGACAAGAAAATATTAGACTAAGAAAATAGCAAGACCAACAAACATAATGTCTCCAAACACAAATATCTTGGTACCACATCAGAATTCAAGTAAGAAAGACAAGAATATCCGACTCAACATGTAGATACACGGAAGAACCAGAGAGTGATCATCAATAGCATCAACCATAGGATACCGGACCAAACTAGACTATCTATACTAGAAAATAAGGACAATAACATTATGCAAGTTTAGTCAGGTAAAGGAAAATGAACTTACAATAACAACAAGAGATCATGCATCACCCATAGGTGAGTATAAAACCATTGGAAGATTAATATTTAAAACAAAATCCTCTCGTACATATTTCATGAATTTCCAAATCACGTATTGCTGACACCAACAACAGTGTCTGATCCACACTATCGTCAGCCACAGAAGAAACGAACAAAGATATCACAGAGGAATCTCCTGTTTGCATGAGATCCAGACAGTTCATCGACAAAACAGGGCAACCTAAAGATAATTAGACAGTAATCAATGGCAAGATCAAGAAACATGCAATCCCTAAAGATCAATCTCATTCTAAATACATCAGGGGCCAGAAAAAGATAGAACCAGTACTAAATCATATGATACCAGCACGGACAATCTAGACAAAAGAAGAAAAGCTAGGTAACAAGATTCGTACCTTGAAGCGTTTGGAGAGGCGAGTGTTGGAAGCGTCGAAGTCCCTGAGGATGTCGGAGCGACATAGGTCAAGGTGTCGCTTGAGGGAGTCGATGCGGGAGGAGGCCAAGGCCTTAAGATCGGAGATGGTGGCTAGGGTAGTGGTCTTGTCCTTGGCGGAAGGGGGAGGTGATGGGGGGTGGCGCAAGTAGGAGGCAGGGGTGGTGTTTAGGGAGGAGGAGGCGGCAGTTGCAGTAGGGAACGACGGGAGATCGAAATGGTAGGGTTTGGAGGAAGGATCGGGCGAAGTGAAGAAGGCGTCGTGCCCCGTCGACTTACCCTTCGTCACAGATTTGGCTGCCGCCGATGCTGATGCCGCTCTCTTCCTCATCGACCCGAGGCGCGCGTTCCTCTTCCGCGGAGGGAATGGTAACCAAATCGTCGCGGTAGCTATTTATACGTCGCATATGAGCGGGCTCGTAATCGAAGGATTTGAATTTCCAATTTGAATTCGTAAACTAACAGTATAACTGACTACAATCGATGTTCGTTTTGGGGTTAGTTGGACTTGGTTGGGCCCAACCAGATGATGATAAGTGGTGAAGACAAAACAAAACATTATAATGATTCGATATGTTATACGCAGCTAGCTTTGGGGGTATAGACGCTTTTATCTCCGATGTGATGCCGGCCACTCCGCAGACTCGAAGACTAACGCATAAGGTAAACTTTGTTAGCCCATCGTTAAGTAAACTTTGATGGCTCATCTACTTCCGGTACACTTGTGTTTGTGGTCTGTCCGGATACTGGTCCCCAGCAGTTGCTGACCGTCCGATGAGCCATCAAATGTTAGTGATGTCAAACGCTGTGCCGTGTCTGTATACATCAGTAATCTCTTTCGTCTCTACGGGAGCCACCGCGGCCCGGTGATTTTTACGAGTGGCCGTTTCCCCATCTAATCCCAATAATATCTGGCCGAGTTCTCCTGGCGGTTCATTTCGATCGAGACGGAAGCAGAGCAAAGGCCAAGGGAGGCAGAGGGACACATTGCAGACGCCAAGGGTAAAGAGAGAAGCGAGCGACCGCCATGATCTCCTCCGTACATGCTCTGCTTCCGCCATCGTTATCTCCTCTTCGTTCTTCCTACCGTTACCACACAGAAACCCACCACCTGAGGCACGTAGCTCCCATTAGATTCCGCGCAGCTAGTATTTGTGGCCTCCCAAGTAAAACAATCCCCTTCTTGTGCTTCTCCGTGCGTCAATCCGTCCTCCAGATCGGCCTCAAAAGAATCTCCGCAGGTCTCAGGCCCGTCGCTgccgcagccgccgccgccgccgccggcgtcCCTGATCCGGATGGAGATCCGAATGCCTCTCCTGCTCCTCAGTCGCAAGATCCAACGGGAGGAGGATCGGAAGACGCCAGCTCTCATGATAGGAACAGCCGCGACGGTGTCAAGAAGAAGAGCAATCCGAGACTGAATCTGGCCATAGTGTTCGGCTTCTGGTACTTCCAGAACGTGGTGTTCAACATCTACAACAAGAAGGTGCTCAACGTCTTCCCTTACCCCTGGCTCCTCGCCTCCTTCCAGCTCCTTGCCGGCTCCCTCTGGATGTCCGCCCTCTGGCTCTCCGGCCTCCAGCCCTTTCCCCGCCCTCTCGGCCGCCGCTTCTTCCTCGCCCTCCTCGGCCCCGCCCTGTTCCACACCGTCGGCCACATCTCCGCCTGCGTCTCCTTCTCCAAAGTCGCCGTCTCCTTCACTCACGTTATCAAGGCCTCCGAGCCCGTCTTCTCCGTCCTCTTCTCTGCCCTCCTCGGCGTCCGCCTCTACCCCCTACCGGTCTGGCTCTCCGTCCTCCCCATCGTCGCCGGGTGCTCCCTGGCCGCCGTCACCGAGGTCTCCTTCGACGCCCAGGGCCTCTGGGGCGCCCTCATCAGCAACGTCGGCTTCGTGTTCCGAAACATCTACTCCAAGAAGAGCCTGCAGGACTTCACGCACGTCAACGGTCTCAACCTCTACGGCTGGATCAGCATCGTCTCCCTTCTCTACCTCTTCCCCGTCGCCATCTTCGTCGAGGGCTCCCAGTGGGTGGAGGGCTTCCGCAGGGCCTTGGTGGCGGTTCCCACCCCGTGGACCTTCTACTTTTGGGTGCTCTTGTCCGGGATCTTTTACCATCTCTACAACCAGTCGTCGTACCAGGCGCTCGACGAAATCAGCCCCTTGACCTTCTCTGTCGGCAACACCATGAAGCGAGTCGTGGTGATTGTGGCCTCCGTTTTGGTCTTCAGGAATCCCATTAGGCCATTGAACGCCTTGGGGTCTGCTATCGCCATCTTCGGGACTTTCTTATATTCGCAGGCCACCACAATGGGCAACAAGAGCGGGAAGAATGATATCCCCGAGAGGAAGAGCTAAGTAATCTCTGCTGCTGGTTTGACGAAGCCTTGCTCCTCTCATTAGATTCTGGTAAGAACAAGTTCTCTTTCCTTCGTCTCCTTCCCTTTTGCTGTCCTTTTATAGGACCATTTGCtggtagtactaggatggttacTGATGGAACGATGACAGGCGGGTTGTTAATAGGTGAAGTTGATTTCTCTGTTCCTTTTTCaccaatttttaatataattcagTACATAATAtctctgcatatatatatatatatatatatatatatatatatatatatatatatatatatatatatatatatatatatatatatatatatatatatatatatataacctatgAGCCGAAGCAATCACGAGCAAAAAAGAGTGCAATATAAAGACTTTCCGAGATCACCCGTCATACCAACACAAAAAAGAGCCCAAGCAATCACGCTTAACTTTAAAATTATGATGGGATCCAATGTTTTAGTGTTGGTATGATGGCATCCATAATGTTTGTGTCTGATAGGATCTGGTGCTTTAGTGTGTTGGTATGATCGCATCCATGTGTCGTCCGTTGGGTTGGACGGAGCCCCTTGCGTGAGTCGTGCGTGTCGCTGGCTCGACCCCGACAACAGGACTTCCCAAGGGATCACCCATCCTAATACTACTCTcatccaagcatgcttaactttgaaGTTCTTATGGGATCCAAtgctttagtgttggtatgatcACAACCATGTTGCAATTATCATTCGTCGCCTAAGTGTCGTGTGACGATGGGATGGGCAGGGCCCCTTGCGTGGGTCACATTGGCacaaaaaaaagtgcaacacgagaacttccaaaggggtcacccatcctagaactatTCTCgctcaagcacgcttaacttcaaagTTAGAATTCAATattttagtgctagtatgatcaCATCTATGTTGTGAGTGTCGTCCATCGCCTAAGTGCACGTCGCAGGCAGTGATGGGATGGGCGGAGCCCCTTGTGTGGGTCGCACACATCGTCGGCTCGACCTAAAACCATTGTAACTTTCTCGAACaatctcggaatcactattgcgaccccaatctggaaaccTCTTCTCGAGCCCCACGTGGCTGACTATTAAGTGGTCACAAAAAATTCCAAGCCTAAAAACCATTGCCTCAAAGGTCTACGGTAGAGGTTTTCATCACTCGGAGCgcaaaaaagaagtgcaacacaaggactctcTC contains the following coding sequences:
- the LOC135639480 gene encoding uncharacterized protein LOC135639480; translated protein: MRKRAASASAAAKSVTKGKSTGHDAFFTSPDPSSKPYHFDLPSFPTATAASSSLNTTPASYLRHPPSPPPSAKDKTTTLATISDLKALASSRIDSLKRHLDLCRSDILRDFDASNTRLSKRFKIQTKACLQLTEEAEKDYKKIADRISEHTETIKASYAEVISEAHSTASRVCKVSIPELIQSMEKAIEGLRSRYKIPATPI
- the LOC135639479 gene encoding xylulose 5-phosphate/phosphate translocator, chloroplastic-like; amino-acid sequence: MISSVHALLPPSLSPLRSSYRYHTETHHLRHVAPIRFRAASICGLPSKTIPFLCFSVRQSVLQIGLKRISAGLRPVAAAAAAAAAGVPDPDGDPNASPAPQSQDPTGGGSEDASSHDRNSRDGVKKKSNPRLNLAIVFGFWYFQNVVFNIYNKKVLNVFPYPWLLASFQLLAGSLWMSALWLSGLQPFPRPLGRRFFLALLGPALFHTVGHISACVSFSKVAVSFTHVIKASEPVFSVLFSALLGVRLYPLPVWLSVLPIVAGCSLAAVTEVSFDAQGLWGALISNVGFVFRNIYSKKSLQDFTHVNGLNLYGWISIVSLLYLFPVAIFVEGSQWVEGFRRALVAVPTPWTFYFWVLLSGIFYHLYNQSSYQALDEISPLTFSVGNTMKRVVVIVASVLVFRNPIRPLNALGSAIAIFGTFLYSQATTMGNKSGKNDIPERKS